A window from Chrysemys picta bellii isolate R12L10 chromosome 20, ASM1138683v2, whole genome shotgun sequence encodes these proteins:
- the LOC135972132 gene encoding interferon-inducible GTPase 5-like: protein MSIDPVVVGNKSPTMSEEEFKAAVQGGNLKEAASIAQRMMKSPGLFNIAVVGESGSGKSSFINAFLGLADDDIGAAEVGMLETTEWPTLYSHPEYPNVFLWDFPGIRMPIFQLIEHKMTDTYVSGYDFFLIVTVTRFRDIHANLVQKIQENAKKFYFVHSKVDEDLGAEKRKINFSEARTLQQIREDCQAHLQRAGVNDPQVFLVSSWESDKHDFPLLKETLDKELRHAMLQNLLDTSCRTLQEKKTDMQKTTWKPATLSGSPGAIPLPGLSLVADTAVLVDCMRDYCKDFGLNSDSLSALAEQVGKREEDLKAVIRSPLATEITTDLVLKLLEKCAGEGVTYLTYFAWSMPVVGSLFSAQVSFGTTVFMLDNFISDLAEDTQRVLAKALEGEEKKSKQHHQEINLPVTHEKKPTNPILAGGRCDTGRPGASSCQDSRPQP from the coding sequence ATGTCCATTGACCCAGTCGTGGTTGGGAATAAATCTCCCACTATGAGCGAAGAAGAATTCAAAGCTGCTGTCCAAGGAGGAAACCTTAAAGAAGCAGCTTCGATAGCGCAGCGGATGATGAAGTCACCCGGATTATTCAACATTGCCGTCGTCGGAGAGTCGGGCTCTGGAAAGTCATCGTTTATCAATGCCTTCCTGGGCTTAGCTGATGATGATATAGGCGCCGCTGAGGTCGGGATGCTGGAAACAACAGAGTGGCCAACCCTATATTCACATCCTGAATACCCTAATGTTTTCTTATGGGACTTTCCAGGAATCAGAATGCCAATTTTTCAGTTAATTGAACACAAGATGACTGATACATACGTCTCAGGATATGATTTTTTCCTTATTGTCACTGTTACACGCTTCAGAGATATCCATGCCAACCTTGTACAGAAGATCCAGGAGAACGCGAAGAAGTTTTATTTTGTGCACTCCAAAGTGGACGAAGACTTGGGGgctgaaaagagaaaaataaactttAGTGAGGCGAGAACCCTGCAGCAGATCAGAGAGGACTGCCAAGCCCATCTACAAAGAGCAGGAGTGAATGACCCTCAGGTTTTTCTTGTCTCCAGCTGGGAATCTGACAAGCATGATTTTCCCCTCCTGAAGGAAACACTGGATAAAGAACTCCGCCATGCTATGTTACAAAACCTGCTGGATACCTCATGCAGGACCCTGCAAGAGAAGAAAACAGACATGCAGAAGACCACATGGAAACCAGCTACCTTGTCGGGCAGTCCTGGTGCTATTCCTCTTCCGGGTCTTTCTCTTGTTGCCGACACAGCTGTCTTGGTGGATTGCATGAGAGATTACTGCAAAGATTTTGGCCTGAAttctgactctctctctgcactcgCTGAGCAGGTTGGGAAGCGGGAGGAAGATCTGAAGGCCGTGATAAGGTCTCCACTGGCCACAGAAATAACAACTGACCTTGTACTGAAGCTGCTGGAGAAGTGTGCAGGTGAGGGAGTGACGTATCTGACTTACTTTGCCTGGAGTATGCCAGTGGTCGGGTCACTGTTTTCTGCACAGGTTTCTTTTGGCACAACAGTGTTTATGCTGGATAACTTTATAAGCGACCTTGCTGAAGATACCCAAAGAGTCCTGGCAAAGGCTttggagggagaagagaaaaagtCAAAACAACATCACCAAGAAATCAATTTGCCTGTAACGcatgaaaaaaaaccaaccaatcCAATCTTAGCTGGAGGCaggtgtgacactggcagaccaggtgccagctcatgccaagactCTAGGCCTCAGCCCTGA
- the LOC101937431 gene encoding uncharacterized protein LOC101937431, translating into MVRVRMGTSPGWSLRLVALWTLYGVAGAQPSITAHYGEDITLDCTFHHIPGVKLHRLNITWKMQRAEGAALLVHSYYLQRDLWQGQDKVYRDRTQLYREGIHKGNASLRLRAVRFQDEGSYLCYVASELGTSSQKISLTVIRESEMKSPIVAQRGQDVTLSCPFEFGLNGQPLNITWKKEEAEGPDLLVHSYYNGMDTLQRQDVAYKGRTQLHPERFPQGNASLTLRRVRSQDEGFYICHVKPELGRFSVRMQVTVEGSVSDRPSLDAYYAMFSVPLLIIAFIIINKHRRFLLRKLKSFQFWSQRKQQEGGDQPLKPVDSQ; encoded by the exons ATGGTCAGAGTCAGGATGGGAACGAGCCCTGGCTGGTCGCTGCGGTTGGTGGCTCTGTGGACTCTCTATG GAGTCGCTGGAGCACAGCCATCCATCACAGCTCACTATGGCGAGGACATCACACTGGACTGCACCTTCCACCACATACCGGGGGTAAAACTCCATCGACTGAACATCACCTGGAAGATGCAAAGAGCCGAGGGAGCAGCTCTCCTGGTTCACAGCTACTATCTGCAGAGGGACCTGTGGCAGGGACAGGACAAGGTTTACCGGGACCGGACGCAGCTGTACCGAGAGGGAATCCACAAAGGAAATGCGTCCCTGCGACTCAGGGCTGTGCGCTTCCAGGACGAGGGCTCCTACCTCTGCTACGTCGCCTCTGAGCTGGGAACCTCGTCCCAGAAGATTTCACTGACTGTGATAA GGGAGAGTGAAATGAAGTCTCCTATCGTAGCTCAGCGGGGGCAGGACGTCACCCTGAGCTGCCCCTTTGAATTCGGATTAAACGGCCAGCCGTTGAACATCACCTGGAAGAAGGAAGAAGCCGAGGGGCCGGATCTCCTGGTTCACAGTTATTATAACGGGATGGACACGTTGCAGAGACAAGATGTCGCTTACAAGGGCAGAACACAGCTCCACCCGGAGAGATTCCCGCAGGGAAATGCGTCCCTGACGTTACGGAGAGTTCGCAGCCAGGATGAGGGATTCTACATCTGCCATGTCAAGCCGGAACTGGGGCGGTTTTCTGTGCGGATGCAAGTTACAGTGGAAG GCTCTGTGAGTGACCGGCCATCACTAGATGCGTACTATGCCATGTTTTCAGTTCCGTTATTAATTATAGCGTTTATTATCATTAACAAGCACCGTCGTTTCCTGCTGCGCAAATTAAAGAGTTTTCAGTTTTGGTCCCAACGGAAACAGCAGGAGGGCGGAGACCAGCCTCTCAAACCGGTTGACAGCCAATGA